Proteins encoded together in one Nostoc sp. PCC 7524 window:
- the bchH gene encoding magnesium chelatase subunit H, translated as MSNFDIPRLVLISSASPLSDVYLAHKQVQATNGKILELDILPTHEIQDGIITPAQVLNTIGAAKAVMFDLRGTPDKVLACLQQAFVATQAQDIAFIPVFGGGPSVMALTRMREFAFTNLPGTDYRRIKQFGDSLTSVQEKMSPQKMYHSQNLAKCVSYWTNAGVENLANLLRFVAHEYAGVSVTAGEPIVYPDAGFIDIATGQRYQSYRDYITAHPLNPDLPSVAVLFYGGTSMSANLVGGEEFFTELGKKANVLPFYADGIKTTEAIATHFFHNDKPICDAIASLLWFRLDGGPLGGNAQKTINLLKQLDVPYHVASTSNNREIAAWRSNPQGLPPVETLSTVAFPEMDGAIDPVFLYGLDSNSNLGQTHSPISGRGRRLANRIIRRIALRHKPNADKRIAIVIFNYPPSEGTLGTASFLDVFASVEVILQELANAGYNITPPQRGTLKEMFLHRGLVHNGEFTGHHLTAEHALRIPLETYLRWYKQLPEVLRDKTEKLFGMPPGDLMVDGDDILIAGIEFGNVVVAVQPSRGVHEDPAKVHHDESLPAHHQYNAFYRWLEEADGWNADAVVHIGTHGTFEFLPAKQVGLSGECTTDALLGDLPHTYVYHVVNVSEGTMAKRRSYAQLVSYASPTFVPAGLYEHFDSLEDLLDEYEEQQRHSLPRVVSILRQIIAVCEQHDIPLDLADELRAQLQQEVPAEFDLTPYEAALEKLHVDLFELKRVVIPMGLHTFGQKLQGEALVDYLNLIARYDRSETPALPRLLAHKHNLDYDSLLDTADSRWQELSDQSREIIQAVLRGDAIFDADLRPALTYLQDVANLVSSTDEIKGLLHALNGGYIEPACGGDPVRTPTTYPTGRNTFQFDPTKLPTDSAYERGAAIAEETIQRYYQQHNTYPDAVGVILWGFETCKTLGETVGQVLRYIGVKVERGQGYFMKPVVIPLNELGRPRIDVTVNICGFFRDLFPNLVRLIDLAFQTVAQLDEPSDMNFVRRHTQALTQEIADKHLAASRIFGPPPGEYGNRLSTLIETAAWESEADLGYMYIKRTQYIYGNNINGQPAPEIFKAALSHNKFITQVRDSHEFEVTDLDHYYEYFGGMAQATTVVSGHRPDVVIADTTKERIQVKTIAEAVRQGVVSRLLNPKWIDAMLQHDHQGGQAIADRVEYLLGLDATTNSVGTATWSKVAQKFVFNPEMRDRLRENNPYAEAEVIKKLSEANYRGYWQATPEEQAQLQAAYIDIDSWIEQHQ; from the coding sequence ATGTCTAATTTTGATATACCTCGTCTTGTCCTGATTTCTTCTGCTTCTCCTTTAAGTGATGTATATCTTGCCCACAAACAGGTACAAGCAACAAATGGGAAGATTTTAGAATTAGATATCTTACCTACGCATGAGATTCAAGATGGTATTATTACACCTGCACAAGTTCTGAATACCATTGGTGCTGCCAAGGCAGTAATGTTTGATTTGCGCGGTACGCCAGATAAGGTTTTAGCTTGCTTACAACAGGCATTTGTCGCCACTCAAGCACAGGATATTGCGTTTATTCCTGTGTTTGGTGGCGGGCCAAGTGTGATGGCACTAACGCGGATGAGGGAGTTTGCATTTACTAATTTGCCAGGTACAGATTATCGTCGAATTAAGCAATTCGGCGATTCTTTGACATCGGTACAAGAGAAGATGTCACCGCAAAAGATGTATCATTCCCAAAATTTGGCGAAGTGCGTCAGTTATTGGACTAATGCGGGTGTAGAAAATTTGGCGAATTTGTTACGCTTTGTAGCCCATGAGTATGCGGGTGTGAGCGTGACAGCAGGTGAACCTATAGTTTATCCAGATGCGGGGTTTATAGATATTGCTACAGGTCAGCGTTATCAATCCTATAGAGATTATATTACTGCTCACCCCTTAAACCCAGATTTGCCGAGCGTGGCGGTGCTGTTTTACGGTGGTACGAGTATGAGTGCAAATTTAGTTGGGGGTGAGGAATTTTTTACGGAACTGGGTAAAAAAGCTAACGTATTGCCATTCTATGCTGATGGGATTAAAACGACAGAGGCGATCGCTACACACTTTTTCCATAATGATAAACCGATTTGTGATGCGATCGCTTCGTTGTTGTGGTTTCGTTTAGATGGAGGGCCTTTGGGCGGCAATGCCCAGAAAACCATTAATTTGTTAAAACAGCTGGATGTCCCTTATCATGTCGCCTCTACCTCCAATAATCGAGAAATTGCAGCTTGGCGCAGCAACCCCCAAGGGCTTCCACCAGTAGAAACTTTATCTACAGTCGCCTTCCCAGAAATGGATGGTGCAATAGACCCCGTATTTCTTTATGGGCTGGATAGCAATAGTAATCTTGGTCAAACCCATTCCCCAATTTCAGGTAGAGGTAGGAGACTCGCTAACCGTATTATCCGCCGCATCGCCTTACGCCACAAACCCAACGCCGATAAACGCATCGCCATTGTTATCTTTAACTATCCACCCAGTGAAGGTACTTTAGGGACTGCATCTTTTTTGGATGTTTTCGCTTCTGTAGAAGTTATTCTCCAGGAATTAGCAAACGCCGGGTACAACATCACCCCACCCCAGAGGGGAACTCTCAAGGAGATGTTTCTGCATCGGGGACTGGTACATAATGGCGAATTTACCGGACATCATCTCACAGCCGAACACGCCTTACGCATACCCTTAGAAACTTATTTGCGTTGGTACAAGCAATTACCGGAAGTTTTACGGGATAAGACAGAAAAACTTTTTGGGATGCCGCCAGGGGATTTAATGGTCGATGGTGATGATATCCTGATTGCAGGGATAGAATTTGGTAACGTTGTTGTCGCTGTCCAACCTTCACGGGGCGTACACGAAGACCCGGCTAAGGTACATCATGACGAAAGCTTACCCGCCCATCATCAATATAATGCTTTCTATCGCTGGTTAGAAGAAGCGGACGGCTGGAATGCTGACGCAGTGGTACATATTGGGACTCACGGGACATTTGAATTTTTACCAGCCAAACAGGTAGGGTTATCTGGTGAATGTACTACTGATGCACTTTTGGGAGATTTACCCCATACCTACGTTTACCACGTCGTCAACGTTTCCGAAGGGACGATGGCTAAACGTCGCAGTTACGCCCAATTAGTAAGTTACGCTTCCCCGACTTTTGTACCGGCGGGTTTGTACGAACATTTTGACTCCTTAGAAGACTTGTTAGATGAGTACGAAGAACAGCAACGCCACAGCTTACCCCGTGTGGTGAGTATTTTACGGCAGATTATCGCCGTTTGTGAGCAACACGATATCCCGTTAGATTTAGCAGATGAGTTACGCGCCCAACTCCAGCAAGAAGTACCAGCAGAATTTGACCTCACACCCTACGAAGCAGCGTTAGAAAAACTCCACGTTGATTTATTTGAACTCAAGCGGGTGGTAATTCCGATGGGTTTACACACCTTTGGACAAAAGTTACAGGGTGAAGCATTAGTTGATTATCTCAATTTAATTGCCCGTTATGACCGTAGTGAAACCCCAGCTTTACCGAGACTACTCGCGCACAAACACAACCTTGATTATGACAGTTTATTAGATACGGCTGATTCCCGTTGGCAAGAATTATCAGACCAAAGCCGGGAAATTATTCAAGCTGTGTTAAGGGGAGACGCTATATTTGATGCAGATTTAAGACCAGCTTTGACTTATTTACAGGATGTAGCTAATTTAGTCAGCAGTACCGACGAAATCAAGGGATTATTACACGCTTTAAATGGTGGTTACATTGAACCGGCTTGTGGTGGCGACCCTGTGCGGACTCCTACTACCTATCCTACAGGACGCAATACCTTTCAGTTTGATCCGACCAAGTTACCTACAGATAGTGCTTATGAACGAGGTGCAGCGATCGCAGAGGAAACCATTCAGCGTTATTATCAACAACATAATACCTATCCTGATGCAGTAGGGGTGATACTTTGGGGCTTTGAAACCTGCAAAACTCTAGGGGAAACTGTTGGTCAAGTATTACGTTACATCGGTGTAAAAGTAGAACGGGGTCAAGGCTATTTCATGAAACCCGTAGTTATTCCTTTAAATGAATTAGGTCGTCCCCGCATTGATGTCACTGTGAATATCTGCGGCTTCTTCCGTGATTTATTTCCTAACTTGGTGCGGTTGATTGATTTAGCTTTTCAGACTGTAGCCCAGTTAGACGAACCCTCAGATATGAACTTTGTCCGTCGTCATACACAAGCCTTGACCCAAGAAATTGCAGACAAGCACTTAGCCGCTTCTCGCATTTTCGGCCCTCCTCCTGGGGAATATGGAAATCGCCTCAGTACCTTAATTGAAACGGCTGCTTGGGAAAGCGAGGCTGATTTAGGTTATATGTACATCAAGCGCACTCAATATATTTACGGTAACAATATCAACGGACAACCAGCACCAGAAATCTTCAAAGCTGCGTTAAGCCATAACAAATTTATCACCCAGGTACGAGACTCCCACGAGTTTGAAGTCACCGACCTAGACCATTATTATGAATATTTTGGCGGTATGGCACAAGCCACAACCGTAGTCAGTGGTCATCGTCCTGATGTTGTCATTGCCGATACTACCAAAGAACGTATCCAAGTAAAAACCATTGCCGAAGCTGTCCGTCAAGGTGTTGTCAGTCGCCTTCTTAACCCCAAATGGATAGACGCAATGTTACAACACGACCATCAAGGAGGACAAGCGATCGCAGATCGGGTAGAGTATCTTTTAGGTTTAGATGCGACTACCAACAGTGTTGGTACTGCAACTTGGAGTAAAGTAGCACAAAAATTTGTATTTAATCCCGAAATGCGCGATCGCTTGCGGGAAAATAATCCTTATGCAGAAGCCGAAGTGATCAAAAAATTATCTGAGGCTAATTATCGTGGCTATTGGCAAGCTACACCAGAAGAACAAGCACAACTCCAAGCCGCATATATAGATATCGATAGTTGGATAGAACAACATCAATAA
- a CDS encoding type II toxin-antitoxin system HicB family antitoxin, translated as MNLRYEINLYWSEEDQAFIAEVPELPGCAADGETYQEALQNVEFLMQEWIETAQELGRHIPEPKQRLMSA; from the coding sequence ATGAATCTGCGTTATGAAATTAATCTCTATTGGAGTGAAGAAGACCAAGCATTTATAGCAGAAGTACCAGAATTACCTGGATGTGCTGCTGATGGTGAAACTTATCAAGAAGCACTACAAAATGTAGAATTTCTTATGCAGGAATGGATTGAAACTGCTCAAGAATTAGGTCGTCACATTCCTGAACCAAAACAGCGTTTGATGTCTGCTTAG
- a CDS encoding RelA/SpoT family protein, which yields MSSIAITSPTDLSLPDWLNKCLRDTSAKHNETEDDRRHSDNTLICRAFEFAYQLHKGQYRKSGELYISHPVAVAGLLRDLGGSPAMIAAGFLHDVVEDTDVTIEEIEQHFGPEVRQLVEGVTKLSKINFKSKTESQAENFRRMFLAMAQDIRVIVVKLADRLHNMRTLQYMSEDSRRRSAQETRDIFAPLANRLGIWRIKWELEDLAFKYLEPEAFRQIQQHVSEKRTAREEKLVKATTILQERLQQAGIRCLDISGRPKHLYSIYQKMQRQQKEFHEIYDLAALRIIVQGNEECYRALAIVHDAFRPIPGRFKDYIGLPKPNRYQSLHTGVIGLTGRPLEVQIRTMEMHRIAEYGIAAHWKYKETGGSHSQLTTSDEKFTWLRQLLEWQSDMKDAQEYLDSVKDNLFEDDVYVFTPKGDVVPLSPGSTTIDFAYRIHTEIGNHCAGARVNGRMVPLSTRLHNGDIVDIITQKNGHPSLDWLNFARTSTAKYRIKQWYKRSRREENVARGRELLEKELGKTGFDNLLKSEAMQTVAEKCNYHSAEDLLAALGYGEVTLNLVLNRWREVVKAQQPVAEVIPLLPKESSAPKTSITTSRASDSPIVGVEGLMYHLARCCTPIPGESIIGVVTRGRGISIHRQGCHNLESVEGDRLVPVSWNPAAENSGRPHTYPVNIQIEALDRVGVLKDILSRLSDQGINVRHAQVKTSSGQPALMDLGIEIRDRSQLEQVFTQIKKMSDILNIRRVGQTEE from the coding sequence ATGAGCAGCATAGCTATAACTTCCCCAACTGATCTTTCCCTTCCCGATTGGCTAAATAAATGTTTGAGGGATACATCAGCCAAACACAACGAAACAGAAGATGACCGAAGGCATAGTGATAACACTTTAATCTGTCGGGCATTTGAATTTGCTTATCAACTGCATAAAGGTCAATATCGCAAGTCAGGAGAATTATATATTAGCCATCCTGTGGCTGTAGCTGGTTTGCTGCGAGACTTAGGAGGTAGTCCTGCTATGATAGCAGCTGGATTTCTTCATGATGTAGTTGAAGATACAGATGTCACAATTGAAGAAATTGAACAGCACTTTGGCCCCGAAGTGCGTCAGTTGGTGGAAGGTGTCACCAAGCTTTCTAAAATTAATTTCAAAAGCAAAACCGAAAGCCAAGCGGAAAACTTCCGGCGGATGTTTTTGGCAATGGCGCAAGATATCCGGGTAATTGTGGTGAAGTTAGCAGATCGTTTGCATAATATGCGAACTCTGCAATATATGTCAGAAGACAGCCGCCGCCGTTCCGCCCAGGAAACCAGAGATATCTTTGCACCTTTAGCCAATCGTTTGGGGATCTGGCGGATTAAGTGGGAATTAGAAGATTTAGCATTTAAGTATTTGGAGCCGGAAGCTTTTCGCCAAATTCAGCAGCACGTATCAGAAAAACGCACAGCTAGGGAAGAAAAATTAGTTAAAGCGACAACAATTTTACAAGAGCGTTTACAGCAAGCCGGAATTCGTTGTTTAGATATTAGTGGTCGTCCCAAGCATCTGTATAGCATTTATCAAAAGATGCAGCGACAACAAAAAGAATTTCATGAAATTTATGATTTAGCAGCACTACGGATTATTGTCCAAGGTAATGAGGAATGTTATCGGGCTTTGGCAATTGTCCACGATGCCTTTCGTCCGATTCCCGGTAGATTTAAAGATTATATCGGCTTGCCCAAACCTAACCGTTACCAATCTTTGCATACAGGAGTTATTGGTTTAACCGGTCGTCCCTTAGAAGTGCAAATCCGCACAATGGAAATGCACCGCATTGCTGAGTACGGGATTGCTGCCCATTGGAAGTACAAAGAAACCGGTGGTTCTCATAGCCAACTGACAACCAGCGATGAGAAGTTCACTTGGTTACGGCAGCTGTTGGAATGGCAAAGTGACATGAAGGACGCACAAGAGTATCTTGATAGCGTCAAAGATAATTTATTTGAAGATGATGTTTATGTCTTTACCCCCAAGGGGGATGTTGTACCGTTAAGTCCAGGTTCAACAACTATAGATTTTGCCTATCGTATCCATACAGAAATAGGAAATCACTGTGCAGGGGCGCGGGTAAATGGTCGAATGGTTCCCTTGTCAACACGTCTTCATAATGGCGATATTGTAGATATTATTACCCAAAAGAATGGTCATCCCAGCTTAGATTGGCTAAATTTCGCCAGAACTTCTACAGCGAAGTATCGGATTAAACAATGGTATAAGCGATCGCGTCGGGAAGAAAATGTTGCCCGTGGAAGGGAGTTATTAGAAAAAGAATTAGGTAAAACAGGTTTTGACAATCTGCTGAAGTCGGAAGCGATGCAGACTGTAGCCGAAAAATGCAATTATCACAGTGCCGAAGATTTACTAGCAGCTTTGGGTTACGGTGAGGTCACTTTAAACTTAGTGTTAAATCGTTGGCGAGAAGTAGTCAAGGCACAACAACCAGTAGCAGAAGTCATTCCCCTCCTTCCGAAAGAATCATCAGCACCAAAAACATCTATCACCACTTCCCGCGCTAGCGACTCGCCCATTGTGGGGGTAGAAGGGTTAATGTATCACCTAGCCCGATGTTGTACTCCTATTCCTGGGGAATCAATTATTGGTGTAGTGACCAGAGGTCGGGGAATTTCCATCCATCGCCAAGGGTGTCATAATTTAGAATCGGTAGAAGGCGATCGCTTAGTGCCAGTGAGTTGGAACCCAGCCGCAGAAAATAGTGGTCGTCCCCACACTTACCCAGTTAATATCCAAATTGAGGCTCTTGATCGAGTGGGGGTTTTAAAAGATATTTTATCCCGGTTAAGTGACCAAGGAATTAACGTGCGTCATGCTCAAGTGAAAACCTCTAGTGGTCAACCTGCGTTAATGGACTTAGGTATTGAAATCCGCGATCGCTCCCAACTAGAGCAAGTATTCACCCAAATCAAAAAGATGAGTGATATTCTCAATATCCGCCGCGTTGGTCAAACCGAGGAATAA
- the patD gene encoding heterocyst frequency control protein PatD, whose protein sequence is MSLSSDKYQALVNLLEQLRTDVSNLQVSTPELKERVATLQEFFGQEIVPLAEAANSREQSYQTEMSKQLRLLALDVMFLQGARQTATTQTRLKTISDRLSTLIQYCQAVLQQGTQ, encoded by the coding sequence ATGTCTTTAAGTTCTGATAAATATCAAGCACTGGTAAATTTACTTGAACAATTACGTACAGATGTGAGTAATCTTCAAGTAAGTACACCTGAACTAAAAGAACGTGTAGCCACCCTACAGGAATTTTTTGGGCAGGAAATTGTCCCTTTGGCAGAAGCAGCAAATTCACGGGAACAGTCTTATCAAACGGAAATGAGTAAGCAGCTGCGGCTGTTGGCTTTAGATGTGATGTTTTTGCAAGGGGCGCGGCAAACAGCAACGACACAAACAAGACTGAAAACAATTAGCGATCGCCTCTCTACTTTAATTCAATATTGCCAAGCCGTACTGCAACAAGGGACACAATGA
- a CDS encoding TIGR02921 family PEP-CTERM protein, producing MKVFWNATFYAIFWLWNLTFLMIVYFGILPWLTVPLFQATLQGDIPVEFSLTLVALIAIPTVSTIIGGKFLIKQPLKLIRLFYGVEAPLFILCLLRLFVIRELTPASTQILATIGICITAFCGELFFGYASRQKNILQWVQMVAHSLMLLFGIYAGVILLFYALPLAVFLMQEFIKFEWLKGLWYVLTDVSLISGLWLLSLSLILFAFSATLFILMPSALAAMYVNSGSRILQAFARDYGVKKALVGASAVFIAFAISFVSLQHQPQVLAFSLLTNTPKTESDRQIILTKSNAIRDGLVNAYLSSYRYLSSREENNHISAMYRQVLGLDKSVANNIQNGYNFLMSPFLYQGSAKDADKAEKLYAEFFDTPLQKAEKTAVTHAVQSTFNQQEVKAGLLNINEKKVWLASQQVTVKEHGDWADVELYEVYKNQTPEVQEVFYSFSLPESAVITGLWLGDTNKLSQRFPFTVSPRGAAQKVYNSQVRRERPVDPALLEQVGTRHYRLRAFPIPPNNVRQFPGEAPRPTEMHLWLTYKVIGKAQGWAMPDLGEKRNIFWTNDTKRTRNGKAINLKQDTWLETFVTASGKVQAALHEVDLENGERIVIKPLSPKDYSLPKATRIALVLDTSRSMGNHIKELSQTWDWLKQHGFADKNLANNDADLYISVAKGAAPQRLDDIQQFQAEKVTFYGTIQPQEMLAQFNQLRSDTAYDAVLLLSDEGSYELSRNNKTVPVSPAPLWMVHLGGLPAAYNDGIIKSIQDTGGGVSEDIAEVLRRIATKSALDDSVVNVVDDYAWYLQKLPTAEVNNPQQPADLQPLAARQLILSLSKQITLDNLNSLDAIHTIAKKYEIVSPYSSMLVLVNDEQRRLLKEAEAASDRFDRKIENGKETLTKPNNPLKTSIPEPSGGWILAIGAAALFIFVKRQKIRV from the coding sequence ATGAAAGTTTTCTGGAATGCGACTTTTTACGCCATATTTTGGCTGTGGAACTTAACATTTCTAATGATTGTCTATTTTGGGATACTGCCTTGGCTAACTGTGCCACTATTCCAAGCCACTTTACAAGGTGATATTCCAGTAGAATTTTCGCTAACTTTAGTTGCCTTAATCGCTATACCAACAGTTTCTACGATTATTGGTGGCAAGTTTTTAATCAAACAACCTCTAAAACTCATCCGCTTATTTTATGGCGTAGAAGCACCACTATTTATTTTGTGTTTGCTGCGTTTGTTCGTCATTAGGGAATTGACACCCGCTAGTACCCAGATTCTCGCCACAATTGGTATATGTATTACGGCATTCTGTGGAGAATTATTTTTTGGCTATGCTTCTAGACAAAAAAATATTCTGCAATGGGTGCAAATGGTAGCGCATAGTTTAATGCTACTATTCGGCATCTATGCAGGTGTGATTTTACTATTTTATGCCTTACCTTTAGCAGTATTCTTAATGCAAGAGTTCATTAAATTTGAGTGGCTCAAAGGTTTATGGTATGTATTGACAGATGTTTCCTTAATTAGCGGGTTATGGCTTCTCAGCCTTTCGCTCATTCTGTTTGCTTTTAGTGCCACTTTATTTATTTTGATGCCGTCGGCACTAGCAGCGATGTATGTAAATTCTGGCTCTAGAATTTTACAAGCTTTTGCTAGAGATTACGGCGTTAAAAAGGCTTTAGTTGGTGCTAGTGCCGTTTTTATTGCCTTTGCAATTAGCTTTGTATCCTTACAACACCAGCCCCAAGTCTTAGCTTTTTCGCTGTTAACTAACACTCCCAAAACTGAGAGCGATCGCCAGATTATTCTCACCAAATCAAACGCAATTCGTGATGGTTTAGTGAATGCTTATTTATCTTCCTATCGCTACCTCAGTAGCAGAGAAGAAAATAATCATATTAGTGCCATGTATCGACAGGTATTAGGCTTAGATAAATCCGTAGCTAATAACATCCAAAATGGCTACAACTTTCTGATGTCGCCCTTTTTATATCAAGGTTCAGCCAAAGATGCTGACAAAGCCGAAAAACTTTATGCTGAATTTTTTGATACCCCATTACAAAAAGCTGAAAAAACAGCAGTAACTCACGCTGTACAATCTACTTTTAACCAGCAAGAAGTTAAAGCTGGTTTATTAAATATCAACGAGAAAAAAGTTTGGTTGGCATCACAACAAGTTACCGTCAAAGAACATGGTGATTGGGCTGATGTAGAGTTATACGAAGTTTACAAAAACCAAACTCCAGAAGTTCAAGAAGTTTTTTACTCCTTTTCTTTACCAGAAAGTGCTGTGATTACCGGGTTATGGTTGGGCGATACTAACAAACTATCCCAACGTTTCCCTTTCACGGTTTCCCCTCGCGGCGCTGCCCAGAAAGTTTATAATTCCCAAGTCAGAAGAGAACGCCCTGTAGATCCCGCTTTACTAGAACAGGTGGGGACAAGACATTATCGCCTACGGGCTTTTCCCATTCCTCCTAACAATGTGCGACAATTCCCAGGTGAAGCACCACGCCCCACAGAAATGCACCTATGGCTAACCTACAAGGTGATAGGTAAAGCTCAAGGTTGGGCAATGCCCGATTTAGGGGAAAAACGCAATATATTCTGGACTAATGACACTAAACGCACCCGCAACGGTAAAGCCATCAACCTTAAGCAGGATACTTGGTTAGAAACATTTGTCACCGCCAGTGGTAAAGTCCAAGCTGCACTGCATGAAGTGGATTTAGAAAATGGCGAGCGCATCGTCATCAAGCCTTTATCCCCAAAAGATTACTCCTTACCTAAAGCTACCCGCATCGCCTTAGTTTTAGATACTTCTCGCAGTATGGGCAACCATATCAAGGAATTATCACAAACTTGGGATTGGCTGAAACAACACGGCTTTGCAGACAAAAATTTAGCCAATAATGATGCTGATTTATACATTAGTGTTGCTAAAGGTGCAGCACCCCAACGGTTAGATGATATCCAACAATTTCAAGCTGAAAAAGTCACCTTTTACGGCACAATTCAACCCCAGGAAATGCTGGCACAGTTTAATCAACTGCGTAGTGATACAGCCTACGATGCAGTTTTACTACTGAGTGATGAGGGAAGTTACGAGTTATCACGCAATAACAAAACTGTTCCTGTCTCACCTGCGCCTTTATGGATGGTGCATTTAGGAGGATTACCCGCAGCCTACAACGACGGGATCATCAAATCTATCCAAGATACTGGCGGTGGAGTCTCGGAAGATATCGCCGAGGTATTACGCAGAATTGCCACCAAATCAGCGTTAGACGACTCTGTGGTGAATGTGGTAGATGATTATGCCTGGTATCTGCAAAAACTCCCTACCGCAGAGGTAAATAATCCGCAACAGCCAGCAGATTTACAGCCATTAGCCGCTCGACAATTAATTTTAAGCTTGAGTAAACAAATCACATTAGACAACCTCAACAGCTTAGATGCAATTCACACCATCGCTAAAAAGTATGAGATTGTCAGCCCGTACTCTTCCATGTTGGTATTAGTCAACGATGAACAAAGACGCTTACTTAAAGAAGCCGAAGCCGCAAGCGATCGCTTTGACCGCAAAATAGAAAATGGTAAAGAAACCCTCACAAAACCCAATAACCCCTTAAAAACCAGCATCCCCGAACCTTCCGGCGGCTGGATTTTAGCTATTGGTGCAGCAGCATTATTCATATTTGTTAAACGTCAAAAGATTAGGGTATAG
- a CDS encoding dipeptide ABC transporter ATP-binding protein gives MGKDLFCIENLRVAYPQRSDEDLRWAVDDVSFTLQPGERMGLVGESGCGKSTLGRAAMRLLPASSRVEGRVTFQGESVFDLTPNQLRKFRGEAVALIFQDPMTRLDPLMTIGNHCIETLQAHLPELSAKEAKEKALATLEKVKIPASRWNQYPHEFSGGMRQRVAIALALLLNPKLIVADEPTTSLDVTVSAQILQELTRLCSEENMALLLISHDLAMVAEYCDRIGVMYHGKMVEMGATDAVFRNPQHEYTRSLLQAALHIQSVDEIATEDVSQSPIPSPQSPILSVTELKQYYTIEPSFIERLFKAESQTIKAVDGINLELYPGEILGLVGESGCGKSTLSRTILQLIRPTSGKVEFLGKDLTQLSRQEVRASRRQIQMVFQDPHACLNPAMTVGQSIADPLLIHNLANAGAAKEQVLWMLEKVGLTPPELYYQRYPSDLSGGQQQRVAIARALITRPKLIICDEPVSMLDASVQSQVLDLMLQLKDEFELTYLFITHDLWLARFLCDRIAVMHGGKIVELGPTKQIFANPQHPYTQTLLAAAPLLART, from the coding sequence ATGGGTAAAGATTTATTTTGTATCGAAAATTTACGCGTCGCCTATCCACAACGTAGTGATGAAGACTTACGGTGGGCAGTTGATGATGTATCTTTTACCTTGCAACCTGGTGAAAGAATGGGGTTAGTAGGTGAGTCTGGTTGTGGTAAATCTACCTTGGGGCGGGCGGCGATGCGTCTGCTACCAGCTTCTAGTCGTGTGGAAGGGCGAGTGACGTTTCAAGGAGAATCGGTATTTGATTTAACACCAAATCAGTTGCGGAAATTTCGAGGGGAAGCTGTAGCATTAATTTTCCAAGATCCAATGACGCGGCTTGATCCCCTGATGACAATTGGGAATCACTGTATTGAAACTCTGCAAGCGCATTTACCAGAGTTATCAGCTAAGGAAGCGAAGGAAAAAGCACTGGCGACTTTAGAAAAGGTGAAGATTCCCGCTAGTCGTTGGAATCAGTACCCCCATGAGTTTAGCGGTGGGATGCGTCAACGGGTAGCGATCGCCCTCGCTTTACTCCTCAATCCTAAATTAATTGTCGCCGATGAACCCACCACCAGCTTAGATGTCACCGTCTCCGCCCAAATTTTACAAGAATTAACCCGCCTGTGCAGTGAAGAAAATATGGCGTTGCTGCTCATTTCTCATGATTTGGCAATGGTGGCGGAATATTGCGATCGCATTGGGGTGATGTACCACGGCAAAATGGTAGAGATGGGTGCTACAGATGCTGTGTTTAGAAACCCTCAACATGAATATACGCGATCGCTCCTGCAAGCAGCATTACATATTCAATCTGTCGATGAGATAGCAACTGAAGATGTTTCCCAGTCCCCAATCCCTAGTCCCCAATCCCCAATCCTGAGTGTTACGGAACTAAAGCAGTATTACACTATCGAACCGAGTTTTATCGAACGACTGTTTAAAGCAGAAAGTCAAACCATCAAGGCTGTAGATGGAATTAACTTGGAATTGTATCCAGGGGAAATTTTAGGATTAGTGGGTGAATCTGGCTGTGGTAAAAGTACACTATCACGGACAATATTACAGTTAATTCGTCCCACATCTGGTAAAGTTGAGTTTTTAGGTAAAGACTTAACTCAGCTCTCACGTCAAGAAGTGCGCGCTTCCCGGCGACAAATCCAAATGGTGTTTCAAGATCCCCATGCTTGTCTCAACCCAGCGATGACAGTAGGGCAGAGTATTGCTGATCCTTTATTAATCCACAATTTGGCTAATGCAGGCGCAGCCAAAGAACAGGTGTTGTGGATGTTGGAGAAAGTCGGGCTAACACCACCGGAATTATATTACCAACGTTATCCATCAGACTTGTCTGGGGGACAGCAGCAACGGGTGGCGATCGCTCGTGCTTTAATTACTCGTCCTAAACTAATCATCTGTGATGAACCTGTGAGTATGTTAGATGCGAGTGTACAGTCGCAAGTGCTGGATTTGATGTTGCAATTAAAAGACGAGTTTGAGTTAACCTATCTGTTTATTACCCATGACTTGTGGTTAGCCAGATTTTTGTGCGATCGTATTGCCGTCATGCACGGTGGTAAAATTGTCGAACTTGGCCCGACTAAACAAATATTTGCCAATCCACAACACCCATACACTCAAACTCTCTTAGCTGCTGCACCCTTACTAGCACGCACTTAA